The Deltaproteobacteria bacterium region GTCAGTTCCGTATGGACAAAGATGTGCCGCTTGTTGTGCCCGAGGTGAACCCCGGCGCAATAGCAGAATATAAGAAGCGTAACATCATCGCCAACCCGAACTGCTCGACCATACAGATGGTCGTTGCCTTAAAGCCCATACACGACAAGTTCCGCATCAAGAGAATCGTTGTCTCTACCTACCAGTCTGTCTCAGGCGCGGGGAAGGATGCTATGGAGGAGATGACCGAGCAGGTAAGGAGCCTCTTTAACATGAAGGGCGCGGAGGTAAAGCACCTTCCAAAGCAGATAGCCTTCAACTGCGTGCCCCAAATCGACGTGTTTCTCGATAATGGCTACACCAAAGAAGAGATGAAGATGGTGGACGAGACAAAGAAAATCATGGGCGATGACTCGATAAAGGTGACCGCTACGACCGTCCGTGTGCCGGTGTATGTCAGTCATTCGGAGTCCGTTAATATAGAGACCGAAAACCCGATTACCCCTGGAGCCGTTAAGTCGCTTCTAAAGAACGCCCC contains the following coding sequences:
- a CDS encoding aspartate-semialdehyde dehydrogenase encodes the protein ELDKETFEGIDIGLFSPGAKVSAIYAPKAAKAGCIVVDNTSQFRMDKDVPLVVPEVNPGAIAEYKKRNIIANPNCSTIQMVVALKPIHDKFRIKRIVVSTYQSVSGAGKDAMEEMTEQVRSLFNMKGAEVKHLPKQIAFNCVPQIDVFLDNGYTKEEMKMVDETKKIMGDDSIKVTATTVRVPVYVSHSESVNIETENPITPGAVKSLLKNAPGVELVDDPGKGEYPMPINAAGNDPVYVGRIRKDESIENGINMWIVSDNLRKGAALNAVQIAEVLIKDYI